tgttcaccGGTTACCTTCACAatactgtttatccaaattgaagatgtgttgggggaaaagaaaataaaaaaaatctcaaggttgttgagaggttttgcGTAGAGCGAGAATTTGTGCATGACAGTTTGTGGGTTAAGTTCGAGGCCTTTCAATGTTGCATGCGACTTTGTATTTATAGTGGCTGTCTTTTGCTTGACACGGTGTATGGGCCCAAAATTACATTATCGGCCCAAGCAATTGAGGCCGTTGAATGAGCAGAATATTATACCGTTAAATGACAAAGTGGTTGAAAcgattttcaattattattgaGAAATAATGTTGTAATTTTAATCATGATAATATCTCttagtaatatattaaattatttaaacctAATATTTGTCTAAATCCCAATTGATTTGAACAAATGGAATATTGGGATATATGCGGCATCAGATAATGAAGCATGCAGGATAAGATGATTTTCATACAACTACAAATGGATTAATGCATACATGGATAGATTATGAAGAAGCCTAGATAGGCCTGGCTTTTGGTGGTGATGTGTTAAGTCTAAGATTTGATGGTCTTGGATAATATGAGGTAAGAAGCCAAGGTGGCTTGGCTCTTTTTGCATGGTGATGGAAGTCATCAGATGAGTTTAAAGGCTTCTGATGGAGTTTTTGATGAGATAAGAATCCTAGGTGGGCTAGGTTTATGATGTGATGTGATAAAGCCTAGATAGactttattttgtttgaaaGTCACGAAATCTGAAGGATATGCCTTGGCATTTATGGATCAATTTCAGTTTGCAAGTTAGAGTTGCAGTTGGACTCTACAAAGTTATCAGGTCGTGTCAAGCAAAAGACAACCACTATAAATACATAGTTGAATGCAACATTGAAAGGCCTCgaactcaacacacaaattgccctgcgcaaactctcgctctacgcgaaacctttcaataaccttgagattttttttattttcttttccgccaacacattttcagtttggataaacagcactgtgaaggcaatcggcgaacatcttcagtttggataaatagcaatACCGCCGTAGAATCAGCTGGCCGCGAAACACCtgtagtttggataaacagcactgcgtcgaggccgattgattatctatccaagtcttgaccgagaaggatttttgaatccttattggtagaagtcatctcattagccttctcggcgaaatGAGGTGTTACAAATtctaggctcggcacattgaacgccgagttatttatgattggttattcacaagtagggtttagagttcggcattctgacggccgaaccacgtttaccatcaagacatatatcttctttgagtacttgtgtctGTATAGTTTGGAGCcagttcggcgtgcttatactctcacgAATATAATCATTGTGACCGAACCCGATGCCAACGATCCGtgaacttcgtagaactagcagccttgtcttcaggcttagAACTCGAAGGCCaagatgtgttccttcctcagccgcAATTGCAAGATTAAGAAGTCAGCAGTGCACTTAACGCAACATCAATATATTTTACTCCTCAGCTGATCTCGGCCAACGAGTTGGCATGCTCGCATACAACCgaaggatgtagttagctcattagttactcggcctacgcgccacttaggcttggtagtttttagggtcaacacatgACCTGATAACTTTGTAGAGTCTAACTGCAACTCTAGCAAACTGAAATTGATCCGTAAATGCCAAGGCATATCCTTCAGATTTCGTGacttttaaacaaaataaagccTATCTAGGCTTTATCACACCACATCAGAAACCTAGCCCACCTAAGCTTCTTATTTGATCAAAAACTCCATCAGAACCCTTTAAACTCATCTGATGACCTCCATCACCATTCAAAAAGAGCCTAGCCAACCTAGGCTTCTTACCTCATCATTATCCAAGACCATCAGATCTTAGACTTATCACATCACCACCAAAAGCCAGACCTATCTAGGCTTCCTCATAATCTATCCATGCATGCATTAATCCATTTGTAGTTGTATGACAATCATCCCATCATGCATGCTTCATTATCTGATGTCGCGCATATCCCAATATTCCATTTGTTCAAATCAATTGCGATTTAGACAAATATTaggtttaaataatttaatatattactaagagataatatcatgattaaaattaaaacattatttctcaataataattgaaaatcatTTCAACCACTTTGTCATTTAACATTCTAAAATTCTGCTCATTCAACGGTCTCGATTACTCGGGCCAATAGTGTAATTTTGGatccaaataaaattattgaagATAAtctgaccatcttggtcttgggcataatttcctttaaattctttgtatttttaattgttatttcTTTTGTGGTAATCTTATGTGCGACAGTATGTGTGGGATCGTTAATCAAGGGGGCTGTATTCTCTGGGATGAATCTCAAGTGTGGGTGTCTTTAATCTAACGGATGAAAAGAATCAGTCATTCTCGTGATCTCCGCAGATATCATTTGTAGGGGAGCGTTTGGAACAAAGACAGAACGGGACGGAATGGAATGTGATGGAACGGAGGTTCCGTGCTACGTTGGTACGCATAGGCTGGAATAGGACATTTATTCTGTTCCGCGTTGGTACGCACAGAGCGGAATACAATGAAAGATTAACTGACAAACGTGCCCATGGTTCTCCGTCGACCCCATCGACTCAACCCCATTTCTTTTGAAGCAATGGCAGATACCCCTTCGTCGCCGGAGCTCGGTACCTCACCACCTCGAGCGCCACCGCGTGCGTGTACTTCATTTTCGAGAGCTTCTCCGCCGTGATCGGAGGGTTGGACTCCGGGGACCAAATCCTTGCTACTTCTTCCCGGACCTTTCCCAGGACCTCCGGGCTGCGTCCCCATGACCAATCCTTTGGATTAATTGGAGGAGTAATACATAGAGGAGATTGATGCTAAATTGGTTAGACTTTGTTCAACGACGCATATAAATAGTAATGGAACATTCCCTTTGGATTAATTAGAGGAATGTTTAAGAAAGATAACATGAAAGTATTGAGTTTTAATTACAAGATAGAACAATCGTGTAAGTGTTGTCTACAACGATAACGACGCCCCATCTTCCCGTTCTCTCCTCCGTCGGTCTTGTTCTTGTACTCCTTTGAATTCGTGCTGCCGACGCTGTCGCTCCTTTGATTTGATCGACTTCTCATTCTTCTGTCATTAAAAGTAGGAGAGACAAACATTATTACAATGCTTAATGCTTATGCTATTTGCATGCGGTGCGATGCGATTTGAGATTACTATTTTATACTTGCTCGATTGCTTGGTTTGAAAAGTCGGTCGATGCTCTTCTGTCCACTCATCATGCTTtaattgaattttctttttcgctTTAAACGTTTTTTGGATGCCAAATATGATTTTGGAAATGAACAGACACGTAGCTCAAGTAGTTAACAACATTTACCCCTTCAATTCCGCCTTCCCCAATATTCCAAAGTATCTGGAATTAACGTTGGGGGAGGTGAAAGGAGAAACTTCTGCATTGCAACTGCAATGCCAAGTGCAGGATTCTATTTTGGTCCGGAAGAGAATAACTCCTATTGTCCTCCAAGCGAATCAGTAAAATAAGGTGAAACAAGGAGGAATCTGATGCTTATCTTTTACATGTTTTCGCTTTGAGGCCACCCGCCCCGTGCACCACAAAAACAAGAGAAATACAAAAGAAGAAATCATGACAGCACGTTGACGTTGGATGCACCCGTCGCCGATGCCAGTGCCTAGGACCCCGTTCTACTTACGGAGTAAGCAAGCAAGCAACCAAGTTTGTCATGCATCAGTGATTCATTCCCCACCAAGTTATCATCTACAGAAGGCTATTAACAAGTTTCATCAGATCATAACCACCATCGGTGATCAATTTCAGACTCCGCCAATGGagtttgaaaaatttgtaatCCCGAAAACCTACTTTCAATTTCTGCGTGAACAGATGCTGAGAAAATAGTTTACATAATACTAACAtgattttgaaattcaaatttcatgCTTTAAGACTAAACAACAGAAGAAGCACGTATCACCAACGCATGACGACAAGATCACATTAACAAGAGAGGCTACCAACTTGCAATATTAACAACGAAAATCTACAATAAGCAGTAATATCAGATTCACCCAACAGATTTAAATTCATGATTTCAAAGAGAAGAATCAGAATACCAATGTATCGTAACACACTACCAAACAGGAACTATGAAGAGACAGCAAACAAGTAGGATACTAAAGGAACAGTACCGCAAATAATGCATACATGAACCAACCAAAACCTAGCAATACCAAATGAACATGTCCTAATGGATACGAAAATCTCTTTTGAACTTATCTGCTCTGTTCCCTTTTACGTTTTTATATAAACTTTAGTTTTGGTCAATTAATCCTCACTTGGCCATCATGACTTTGACGAACTCCTCATAGTTGATCTGCCCATCACCATCCACATCAGCCTCACGAATCATCTCATCCACTTCCTCATCTGTCAGCTTCTCGCCTAGATTTGTCATAACATGACGAAGCTCAGCGGCAGAAATGAAGCCATTCTGGTCCTTATCGAACACTCGGAAAGCTTCCTTGAGCTCCTCCTCAGAATCTGTGTCCTTCATCTTCCGGGCCATCAGGTTAAGGAACTCTGGGAAATCAATGGTCCCATTCCCATCAGCATCAACCTCATTGATCATATCCTGAAGCTCAGCTTCAGTGGGGTTCTGCCCAAGTGAACGCATAACAGTCCCCAACTCCTTTGTAGTGATACAACCTGCgtaaaaatttaaacaaacatTACGGTGGAATCCAACAAAGAAATTGGTAATAGTGCTTCAGACACATAACTGTAGCCGGGCATACCAACACAAGAAAACCACTGTTCTCCCCCTAACATTCACTCCAATACATTAAACTGTTACTACTGTTGAGGGAATTCCGTCTaaattggaaaaagaaaagcacACACATGAACTAAGACTATCACATTTCAATCAAACAACGCTTAACAATTTCAATATTGCAGACAACATAAACAAGGCAAACAATAAAaagcaaaacattcatccagATTTCCAAATTCCATATCAAAATAtcacaaaagaaaagacaaagtcAATTCACAATAGtccaacccaaaaccacccaaCCATACGAGTAAAGGATTgataacatttatagatgcacttCAAACTCTGACTCCtaactagaaaaagaaaatactcaAATACCATTGTAAACACGAATtttcaatttcgatgtctacaaccaTTAAGATGGTAAAGGCTAGAAAATGCCACAAGACCAAAATACGATTgtcaaataagaaaaaaaagtcaCTATACGATGTTAGGAAGATTCGACGACTCAGATAATACTTACAGATTTCAAAAAGTAACATATAAATCCAAGGATCAAACATACTTGTAGGGTAATAAAAACTGATTCGTCTAAGTATAAAGCTAAGAAGGAGAAATATACGGAGACGTCAAACAGTTGCGTGCTTGCAAAATCTGAAAACTGTGAACTGAtacaaaaattgttcaaaatcaaaagtaaatTCACAGATTTcttcaaaccctaaaccctgaaGAAGAGTTTGGCACAAAAATCTGCATTTCATGCTATTATTAGACGACAGAAACATACAGTAAAtcgttttatatttatataactCTGTATTTTCTTATGTATATATCATGTAACATTGCCTTGTGATCCCAATACCAGAAAAATTAATTGTGCAAACAAGGGGAAACGAAACATCAGACATGTACCGAATCGACAAGCGGAATGCACAAATCATCCATCTATTTAAATTCGAACGATCGAATCTAACAGCATGATCTTATCCTAAACGATCAAAAAGCACTCGGAGAATGATAAATCGAATCAATTGCTGAAAAACCCTCGATCAATCACAAATTTTCACAAGCACAAACGAAATTTCGATGCAATAACAGCATTAGATCCAAATATCATAGATTAGTTAGGCATAATAAGAACAAAGAGGAAagggaaaaaagagagaaaaagagggatCTGAGAAAGGAGACCATCGCCGTCCTTGTCGAATAGGCTGAAAGCCTCCTTGAACTCAGAGATCTGGTCGTCGGTGAGCTGATCGGCCATCGTTGAGAGCGTTTGGCTTCCGAGAAAATCACAGAGAAATTGTccaaaggaaaaaaaggaaaatatgtCTCTGCGTTTCGAATGTGGAAAAATGGGAAGAGACGGGTAGCCTTTATATATCAAAAGGAAGAGTGGTGATCCATCGGCATCTGATTCTCTCTCATCCGCACGTATACTTTCTCTTCGATTCGAAACtaaatttttacttcaaatttgcaaaccatatcatgtatttaataaaaaataaacacattaattattatttaaataataatttaattatcaacaaTCGTAttgtataatttataaattaaattttagtgttattagcattactttaaataataatattaataaaagaaaaatatattatataaaataaaataaacacaaaaaaatCAATCACATGTGCAAACTACAATGTAAGATGGATGGAGACTAATCCCCTTTCTAATGCAATCACGTACCATATGAGATAATAGAGTATTTTTGACTCACAAATAAAAGATACGCCAAAACAGAACTGGTTACTTCAAGAAATGCATATATTCAAACTTGGACTGGGAGTTCCAAACCTTTGCTTGCTTTCCACTAGACTAACCCCTTAGAGCACATCTCCACTAGTTAGTGAAAGGTAAGGGCAACAGTGGGCATGTAAGTTGTCCTTGATATTCACTGTAAATAGTACATGCCTTTGTGTAACTCCACTAGTTTGAAAAGGACAGTACTATTcacaatttttatttaaatttttttatgctttgaaaataaaaagattgttcaaaatatagaagattgtttttttttttatgctttgaaaataaaatgcttgtttaatttttttatgctttcaatacaaaacaaaagcaCAACATTACAATAAACataattaatttaagaaaagaaaagatttaaatagtgaaaaataaatatagaagATTGTGGTGAAAATGAATAGAGTTGTGatggaaaatgaagaagatagtTGGGTATTTATAAAAcaacaatataaaaaaaatctaatttttgctatattttttttataattttttttctatttctttatgattttttttctttttttataaagttttttAATGTTGGATTAATCCTGCCATTGATTTTCAAATTGATTTGAAATTGGACGCATCAGATTGCGCCACATGGCACAACACTAATATTTCCTCACATTCTGATTGAATCCCCCTATAGAGGGGCCAGTCAAATGATAATGAGGCTGGCCCTTCGGTTGTACATGACTTCCTAAAAATGTAATGGGGCAAATGATAATGAGGCTGGCCCTTCGATTGGACACGACTTCCTAAAAAAGTATAGTGGTTTCCCTGACTTGGAAGATTGGGACTTTGA
This window of the Malus domestica chromosome 03, GDT2T_hap1 genome carries:
- the LOC103426118 gene encoding calmodulin-7 — its product is MADQLTDDQISEFKEAFSLFDKDGDGCITTKELGTVMRSLGQNPTEAELQDMINEVDADGNGTIDFPEFLNLMARKMKDTDSEEELKEAFRVFDKDQNGFISAAELRHVMTNLGEKLTDEEVDEMIREADVDGDGQINYEEFVKVMMAK